The Oreochromis niloticus isolate F11D_XX linkage group LG4, O_niloticus_UMD_NMBU, whole genome shotgun sequence DNA segment CACCGGCTGTCTGAGCTGAGCCGACCCGgctgaaaacaggaagtgttggGGACGAACCCAGACAGAGACTTGCAAGCAGCCCGCCGGCCTCCTCCGCTGCTCCGAACAGTTGCCTCCTCCTCCCGGTAGTTGACCACGGTGCACGCTCGCCGCTCCAGGTGAACAAACGGGCAGAAACCGTCCgatttcttctcctttttgtcCTCTTTAGTGTTCACATATTTGAGCTTGATCTCAGGCTCTCTCGGAGAAAACAGAGACGAAGGCCCAGTCTGACGGTGGCGTTTCCTCCGCCACCTTGcgacagtttttttgtttgccacCGCACTCCTACAGGCTGAAGCATTCGGGTGTGGTGACGACGATGGTGGCGGGATCCTACGGCTCTGTTTTGTTCTTCTTAACTTCTTTGTTTTAGGAACCGCAAGCGGCTTCTTTCGTTTGTGATTGACGGTTTTTGTATTTGAAGCTTCGCGCTGATGCTGCGTCTCAATCTGCGGGGACTTCCTGTCTGTCCCAACATCTGCGTCAGACTCCTCTGAGTGGCTTCTTGCTCTTTGTGGCGACTTCACCGGCAACTCGTCTGAGCTAGACACCCTCAAGACGTAGTCCATCACGTCATCGGAGTCGCAGCTCTCGTTGTATATACCCACAGCGTCGTGTTTGACTCGCCTGCTCAAGCTATGGCGAGATACGTTACAGGTGAGCGGTGGGATTTCCGAGGCCGGCTTTCGTATCCTAGCGCTGCGGCGGACTTCGGTTTTCGGCACTTTTTCGCTCTcactctgaggaggaggagtcTTTTGGTAGCATTTGTTTTGCTTCTTCTGATCAGTGACAGAAACTTCAACAACGTCGCTGTCATCACTGGAAATGTCGACCGCAGATTCAGCGGTGTTGCCGTAAACGGCACCGAGGTCTGACAGGAGGACGACGGGCCGGGTGTGATGTACAGGAATGTCCACCGAGCTGTCCGAGGAATCTTCCGAGTACGAGCTGTCAGGGCTGGGTGAGCTCAGAGGCTGAGGTAGGTGGTAGCACCCTCGCTCTTCGTCGAGCGAGGATGCAGCGGGGGACAGGGGCTCCACCATGTGTGTCACACCTTCCTGCATGAAAGAACCGCATAGGAGCGGCTCCTTCGCAGAGGACACGAGGAAGATGACATCAGAGCCGCTGTCACTCTCCTCTCCgccgctgctttcaggaacggGGCCGCCGCTCTGCTCGGGTCCATAGAAACCCCGGTGCCACAGGCCGCCGTGGACTCCGTCGTGGTACAGATCCAGCCCTGGACCAAGCGTCGAGTTCATGTAGCCCCCCAAAGACTCTGGGCCGTCCTCCATGTCCCTGCAGCGCACGGGTGCTCCTGGCTGTGTGGAGAGTGAGCTgtaggaggaggaagaggctcTGGATCTGTACGAGGAGGGGAGATCTGTGCTCACTGGGCGTCTGTGGTACCACTCGGGCTTCTTGGCCAGGTCCATGGCTTCGGCGTGGCTGCGGGTCAGCGGGTTGTAGCTCTTTGACAGGTCCATCGCCATGAGAGGAGGATCCTGGGAGGACACATCCATCACTGCAACACACAGACGAGCGAAACCTTGTGATCCAGTTAGCACAGCCTcccagtgattaaaaaaaacaacaacaacccaaaacacacactgaaaactgaaaacagtcaCCAGAAAACCAGAGCAACTGAAACTTTATGAGCTGTTGTTACTGGGTAACAAATATGTTAACATTTAAAGCCGTGCATGCAACTTAAAGAATATTTATGGATCAGACAAAAACAATCAGTTAGGGTCACATGACCTGTTTATTGTTAATATG contains these protein-coding regions:
- the LOC102077430 gene encoding uncharacterized protein LOC102077430; this encodes MDVSSQDPPLMAMDLSKSYNPLTRSHAEAMDLAKKPEWYHRRPVSTDLPSSYRSRASSSSYSSLSTQPGAPVRCRDMEDGPESLGGYMNSTLGPGLDLYHDGVHGGLWHRGFYGPEQSGGPVPESSGGEESDSGSDVIFLVSSAKEPLLCGSFMQEGVTHMVEPLSPAASSLDEERGCYHLPQPLSSPSPDSSYSEDSSDSSVDIPVHHTRPVVLLSDLGAVYGNTAESAVDISSDDSDVVEVSVTDQKKQNKCYQKTPPPQSESEKVPKTEVRRSARIRKPASEIPPLTCNVSRHSLSRRVKHDAVGIYNESCDSDDVMDYVLRVSSSDELPVKSPQRARSHSEESDADVGTDRKSPQIETQHQREASNTKTVNHKRKKPLAVPKTKKLRRTKQSRRIPPPSSSPHPNASACRSAVANKKTVARWRRKRHRQTGPSSLFSPREPEIKLKYVNTKEDKKEKKSDGFCPFVHLERRACTVVNYREEEATVRSSGGGRRAACKSLSGFVPNTSCFQPGRLSSDSRCESSLFCCLCGHTANIMGLGDLHGPYYPSVDAQKEEVNGLSKSRGVNPSDDSRAADGNASPKVPLHLDECWIHEDCGIWSAGVFLIRGKLYGLEEAARLAQETICSTCQQTGAIMGCFQKGCPRNYHYRCAIQSGCVLNEENFSMRCPEHKNKLFISATRQQKR